TCCTCGACGGGACCTGCTCGGTCCTGACCGAGGAGCAGTGCACGGTGGCCGGTGGCTTCCTCTGGATCGTCGACGAGGACTGCGTGGATGACTGTCCGCCGGTCCCGACGGAGAAGACGACCTGGGGGAAGATCAAGGCGAACTACAGGTAGTCCAAGTCGGGAGCGCATACCCCAGATAGGACTGCCCGACGCACAGAAGGCCCGTCCCCGCAAGGGGGCGGGCCTTCGCGTGAGATCGGCAGCCCCTAGACGAGCGTCACGGATACAAGCAGACCGGCTCTAGACCCCCCGACCCGCCGAGTTTGTCTGGCTCCCTCCGCCGAGGACTGCCAGAGCGTAGAAGACGATGGCTCCCGCCGCGGCGACGCCGAGCGACTCGACTCCCGGGGCCATCGGGATCCGGATCGATCGATCGCAGACGCTCCTTGCGCGATCGTCGAGACCGCTTCCCTCCCGGCCCAGCATGATGGCGGTAGGTCCTTCGAGCAGAGTTGCGGAGAGCGGCGCATCCCCGCGGGGATCGAGGGAGAGGATGCGGTAGCCTCCCCTGCGCAGGCTCTCCCAGAGTGTCTCGCCGGGAACATCCACGCAGACAGGAAGGCGGAAGCAGGCGCCCATGGCGGCGCGGATCGCTCGCGGATGAAATGGATCGACCGTCCCCTCGGTCGTCACCGCGCCGATCAGGCCCGCGGCGCACGCGGTCCGGATGAGCGACCCGGCGTTTGTAGGATCCTGCAGGCCGTGGAAGACGGCGAGAAGGGGGCGATCTCCGGCGTCCGCCGCCGCGAGGAGGCTCGCCATCTCGCATCGCGGACGAGTGAAGACGCCGACCGCTCCCTGGGGGGTCGTCAGGGTCGAGATCGCGCGCAGGACGGGGGCCGAGACATGCGCGACAGCAGCCCCCCTGAGCGCGGCCTCAGCGCGAATCGCTTCCGCGGAGGAGTCGGCGGGGTCGAGGAACAAGGCCTGGGGGGCGAGCCGCGCCTGCAGCGCCTCGCGGACGAGCGTGATCCCATCGGCGAGCAGAACTCCCTCGCGGCGGGCTTCGCGGACATCGCGAGCGATCCTCCTCGCAGCCTGAACGCGCGGGTTCTGCCGGGATCGCAGCATCTCCGTCGGAGGGCCCACGGTTCCTCAGGCGCTCCTCGAGAGGATCTCCTCGACGAGCCGCCGCACGAGGGTGGGATCGACCTCGTCCTTGTGCGACTTCATGACGGTCCCGATGACGCGGCCGGAACCGGAAGGATCCGTGATCCCGCTTTGCGCGATCGCTTCCTCCACGATCCTCCGCGTCGCGGTCTCATCGAGGTGACTCGGCAGGTAAGCGGACAGGAGATCGATCTCCCACTTGAGCTTCTCGATGTGGCCGCGCCCCGCTTCGCCTCCCTTCTCGAACTCCTGGATCGAGCGGTTGAGCTGCTTCACGTAAGTCGCCGCCACCTCCCGAACGATCGCGTCGGTCAGATCCCCCTTGAAGCCGGGGGAGGTGCGCTTCTCCGTCAGCTTGCTCTTCAGCATCCGGAGACAGTCAGCGGTCCGCAGATCGCGAGCCTTGATCGCAGCATGAAGTCTTTCATCGATCTCTTGAACGAGACTCATCGAAACCTCCCTTCGCAGGACTCTCAGCGCGCGGCCCGGGAGCGGCAACCCGACACCCCTCTGGGATCCTCAACGGTTCCCGACGCCCCGCCATCTTCGTTCGGCCCCGGGCGTCCAGGTCGTATCGACTCCGGCGCCCCGCTCGGCGTCGAGCGGGATCGCCTCGTTCAGCCCAGGCTGGGTCCAGAGCCTGCCGTCGCCGGCGAACGCCTTCTCGGTAGGGTAGGCGTCACGCCCGCCCGTGTCGAGGAAGAGCCCGATCGTGTCGATTCGGTCCCGAAGGCCTCCGCGCGAGTCCGTGTTCGCGCGCCCCAGGGACGTCGCGGCCGTCACGCTGTAGGTGTCGTCCCCGGTCAGATCCCAGAAGATCCCGATTCCGTTCGCGTTCCCGCCTCCCAGGGAGAGATTCGGAGCGTCGTAGCGGTCGTCTCCCGCGCCCTCGTAGAGGAATCCGAGGGAGAAGTCGTGTCCGGCGCCCTGCGCCATGTTCATTGTGGCCCGATAGCGGTCCTCTCCCGCCGTGTCCCAGAGGACTCCCAGGGCGAAGTGCGCGCCGCTTCCCTGGACGTACCAGATGCCTTCATACGAGTCGTTTCCGCTCTGGTCGGCCAGGATTCCGATCCCGTACCAGTAGCCGCAGCCTTGCCCGAAGACGCCGCAGCGGTAGGTGTCGTCGCCTTCGCCGTCGGCGAGAACGCCGAGCCCTCCGGCGAGAGAGCGGCCGTCCACGAAGTCGGCGCGCTTGCCGAAGCCGAAACCTTGCGACAAGGAAGCGTTGTGCTCCTCGGTCTGGGCGGCCGGGTAGCGGATCCGCTGGTCGTCGGCTTCGTAGATGTCGTCGCCCGAGCGATCGACCAGCACACCGGCGCCGCGCACGTAGCCGTATCCCTGCGACTGCTGGAAGGCGCGGTAGGAGTCTCTCCCCGCGAGGTCGGACAGGATCCCGACGCCGAAGAGCCCGGCCCCCTGGCTCGCGGTGAGGGCGTCGTATCGATCCTCTCCGGCCCCATCGATCAGGACTCCCGCGCCGCAGAGTCCGGCGCCCATGCAGAGATGCCCGCCTCGGTAGGCGTCGTCGCCGGCCAGGTCGATCAAGAGGCCGACGCCTGCGACCCCTGCCCCGAACGCCGGCCCCAGCGTGTCGGCCGCGAGATACCGGTCGTTTCCCTGCAGGTCGATCAGAATCGACACCGGCGTCTCGTGGGTCCCGGCCCCGCCGCCCGCGTACCAGTCATCGCCGCCCGCATCGATGAGGATGAGGGGGGATTCCGGGCCGTGCCGGTCAGGCCCTTCGCCCGCGAGGACGATCGGCCCGCACGGCGTCGCGACCCGCCAGCTCCGCCCCATGCCCGCCGAGTGCCGTCTGACGATGGGAAGGGTTCTCTCGACGGCGATCAGCAGATCGGAGATGCCCGCGTTCCAGACGGCCTGGTCGATCGCCCCCGCCCTCTCTTCGAGACGGCGCTGAGAGGCCGGATCCTGGGCATCCGCCGCCGTCCCCAACAGGTATGCGATCGCGTCGCGCTGCAGAGACGCTTCGGCGTTCGGCCCGAGCGAGGCGAAGGCCGCATGCCGGGCATCGATCGCTCTGGCGGCGGCCGTCACCCAGATCGCGAGGGCCAGATCGAGCGAATCCGGAAGCTGCGCCGCCGCGGAGCGGATCAGCTCCTCATCCTCCGGGATCATCGGCTTGCGCGCCGACTTCCAGAGCGCTCGAAGCGCGGCGGGAAGTGGATCGCGCTCGGGAAGCGAGGCGCGCAGTTCTTCCGCAGGATCTCCGATCAGACCCCTGCGGACGCCGGTCCCCAGCCGGGATGTCGCTGCCATGTAGATGTCGCCCGGGCGCTCCGCCGCGCGGAGGAGCTGGCGCTGCAAGATCTCGACATCCCCGGGGATCCTGAGGGGCCGCTGCGTCAGGGCATCGAAGAGGGGCAGCTTCCAGCGGTCGCCGCCCCAGAGGGACATGTCGAGGAGGTCGAGGCGCAGACGCTCCGGGGCGAGGTCGACCGCGGCCAGCGCGTCGCGGATGGGGGATGGAACAGTCGGATCCTGAGCCCTGGAAGCCGCGGGCGCGAGCAACGGGATGGCGGCGATCAGGAGGATCGACGCTTCGTGTCGGGCAGTGCGAACGAAAGACATGTGGGCCTCCGGTTGATCCGAGCCTCGCTCACCGCATCGCCGCGAGGAGAGCGGGGAGCAGCAGGACGCTGAGAAGCGTGGCGAGCAGGATCGTGGAGGCCACGATCTCAGCGTTTCGCCCCGCCTTCTGCGTCAGTACGACATTGATGACGGCCGGCGGCAGCAGCGCATAGAGAATGAGGACTTTTCGCAGCAGCCCTTCCGGACGAAGGAGCCAGAGCGCGACGACGAGCCCGCCCGCGCCGCTCGCGTAGCGCAGCGCGGTCGCGAACGCCGCCTCCCGGAGGCTCGTCAGGCGCGTGCGGGCGAGGGCGTCCCCGAAGAGGAAGAGCATGATCGGAACGGCCGCCATTCCGGCGAGGCGCGGAACCCGCATCGCCATCTCCGGGGGCTCGAGGTGGAGGGCCTTCAAGATTCCGGCGAGGACGGTCGCCCAGAGAGCCGGCTCCCGTATCGCCTCCCTCATCCTCGCTCCGCCGTGGAGCAGGAAGATCCCCACGGAGAAGAGCGCCAGGTTCGTCACCGTGTAGCAGAGCACTCCCCGCGAGAGCCCCTCGGTCCCGAAGTTCGCGAGGAGGAGCGGGAA
This genomic window from Candidatus Eisenbacteria bacterium contains:
- a CDS encoding RNA methyltransferase, whose amino-acid sequence is MGPPTEMLRSRQNPRVQAARRIARDVREARREGVLLADGITLVREALQARLAPQALFLDPADSSAEAIRAEAALRGAAVAHVSAPVLRAISTLTTPQGAVGVFTRPRCEMASLLAAADAGDRPLLAVFHGLQDPTNAGSLIRTACAAGLIGAVTTEGTVDPFHPRAIRAAMGACFRLPVCVDVPGETLWESLRRGGYRILSLDPRGDAPLSATLLEGPTAIMLGREGSGLDDRARSVCDRSIRIPMAPGVESLGVAAAGAIVFYALAVLGGGSQTNSAGRGV
- a CDS encoding AEC family transporter; its protein translation is MSENLLTVVASVVEVFGLIAVAWIYARRLRPDLTGTLRLGMNIFVPCLAFSSILDSRIEGREFAIAGAATLIQIGSGLLIGSIFLRLIGWKDRRELLMPIAFVNSANLPFPLLLANFGTEGLSRGVLCYTVTNLALFSVGIFLLHGGARMREAIREPALWATVLAGILKALHLEPPEMAMRVPRLAGMAAVPIMLFLFGDALARTRLTSLREAAFATALRYASGAGGLVVALWLLRPEGLLRKVLILYALLPPAVINVVLTQKAGRNAEIVASTILLATLLSVLLLPALLAAMR